A stretch of DNA from Roseovarius sp. M141:
CCAGTTCCACCCGGTCCGAGGTCGTCCTGCCGGTGCGCAGCGCTGATGGCACGCTGATCGGGGTGCTGGACATCGACAGCGATCAGCCAGGCGCCTTTGACAGCGCCGATGTCGACGGGCTGACGGGTCTGTTGCGCCAGACCTTCGGGGGCTGAGCGGAGGGCGCGTGAAATTTTTGTTGCTTTTTTCATCGCCCCGGCGCAGCGTGAAAATCTAGGTAATATTTTCACAAGGCGTCCCGCGTGTCCCTTCCCCTGCCTGCCTCTCAGCGCACCTTGGGCGCCGATCTTCGCGCCCTGCGAAAGGCGCGAGGCGTGACGCTGGCCGATCTGGTGCAGCGGCTGGGTCGGTCCGTTGGCTGGCTGAGCCAGGTCGAGCGTGACCTGTCGGAGCCGTCCGTGGCCGACCTGCGCGGCATCGCAGCGGCGCTTGATGTTCCATTGTCGCTGCTTTTCGCCCATTCGGGTGCGCCAAAGGACGAGGCCGGGTATATCGTGCGTCGCAATGCCCGCCGCCCCATCGGGGCAGGCAAACCCGGCCTGACCGAAGAACTGGTGTCGCCCGATCTGACCGACGATTTCGAGATGGTACACTCCACCTTCCAACCCGGCGCGCGCGCGGCCGGGCCGCATACCCGCCCGACGCAGGAGGTGGGATATATGCTGTCTGGTCGTCTGGATCTGACGATCGCGGGCCGCCGCTTTGCCGTGGGTGCCGGCGACAGTTTTCGCATCCGGGGCGAGCCGTTCGATTGGCACAATCCCTATGACATTCCCGCCGTCGCGATCTGGGTGATCGCGCCGCCGGTTTATTGAGCACAGCAAGGAGACGCAGCAGATGAGCACATTTCCCAGCACGGCCCGCGTGGTCATCATCGGTGGCGGCGCGGTGGGCGCCTCGGGCCTCTATCATCTGGCCAAGGCGGGCTGGACCGACTGCGTCCTGCTGGAAAAGAACGAGCTGACCGCCGGCAGCACATGGCACGCGGCCGGGAACTGCCCGACGTTTTCGACGTCGTGGGCGATCATGAACATGCAGCGTTACTCGACCGAGCTGTATCGCGGGCTGTCCGACGCCGTGGATTACCCGATGAACTACCACGTCACCGGGTCGATCCGGCTGGGCCATAGCGACGAGCGCGTGCAGGAGTTTCAGCGCGCCTGCGGCATGGGGCGCTATCAGGGCATGGACATGCAGATGCTGTCGCCGGACGAGGCTAAACAGCGCTATCCCTTCATGGAGACGCATGACCTGAAGGGCGTTCTGTTCGATCCCAGCGACGGCGATATCGACCCCAGCCAGCTGACTCAGGCGCTGGCCAAGGGCGCGCGCGATCTGGGCGCGCGGATTGAGCGGTTCTGCCCCGCGACTGGCGTGACGCGCGACGGCGATGAGTGGGTGGTGCACACTCACAAGGGCGATATCCGCTGTGAATTCGTGGTGAATGCGGCAGGGTATTACGCACAGAAGGTCGGCGAATGGTTCAAGCCCTATGGCGGGCGCACCGTGCCGATGATGGTGATGAGCCATCAGTATCTGTTGACCGATGAGATTCCCGAGATTGCCGAATACACTGCCGCGCATGGCAAACTGCCGCTGATGCGCGATGTCGACAGCTCCTACTACCTGCGGCAGGAGAAAACCGGCCTGAACCTCGGCCCTTACGAGCGGAACTGCAAGGCGCACTGGATCACGCCCGAAGACCCATTCCCCGAGGATTTCAGCTTTCAGCTCTACCCCGACGATCTGGAGCGGCTGGAGTGGTACATCGAGGACGCAATGGCGCGCGTGCCTCTGCTGGGGCAGGTGGGTATTAACAAGGTCATCAACGGCCCGATCCCCTATGCGCCTGACGGCCTGCCGCTGCTTGGCCCGATGCCGGGCGTGCCGAACGCGTTCGAGGCGTGCGTGTTCACCTTCGGCATCAGCCAGGCGGGCGGCGCGGGCAAGGTGCTGGCCGAGTGGATCGTTGAGGGCGCGACCGAGTGGGACATGTGGGCCGTCGACCCGCGCCGCTACACGGACTACACCGACAGCGACTACTGCATTGCCAAGGGGCAGGAGGTGTATGGCCATGAATACGCCATGCATTTCCCGTGGCATGAATGGCCTGCCGGGCGCGACCAGAAGCTGGGACCGAACGACGATATCGTGCGCGAGCAGGGCGGCGTGATGGGCGCCTATAACGGCTGGGAGCGGGCGAACTGGTTTGCTCATCCCGGCGACGATACCAGCGAAGAAGGGACCCAGACATGGAACCGCGCGGGTCCGTGGTCGCCGCGCATCGCCGAGGAATGCGCGGCAGTCCGCGATCATTGCGGCGTGCTGGACCTGCCCGGATTTTCGCGGTTCTGGGTGCGGGGCACCGGTGCCGATGAATGGCTGCGCGGCTTTGTTACCGGCGCGCTGCCCAAGGTGGGGCGGATCAATCTGGTCTATGTGGCCGACGCCCGTGGCCGCATCCTGACCGAACTGTCCTGCATCCGTCTGGCCGAGGACAGTTTCATCCTGATCACCGCGGCCACCGCACAATGGCATGATGGCGATTTGATCCGCCGCAATGTGCCAAACGGTGTGAGCGTCGAGGAAACCACGACCGAGCGGTCAGCGCTGATTGTCACCGGGCCAGAGAGCCGCGCGATCCTTGGCCCGCTGACCGATGCGGACCTGACCTTGCCATGGCTCAGCCATCAGCATTGCGTGGTAGCGGGGCAGAAGGCGTTCCTGATCCGCGTTTCATTCGCCGGGGAACTGGGCTGGGAGGTGCATGCCGCCAACGAGGATATGCCCGATATCTACCGTGCCATTCTGGAGGCGGGAGCCAAACCGTTTGGCATGTATGCGCTGAATTCCTTGCGCATCGAAAAGGGCTATCGCGCGTGGAAGGGTGACCTCAGCACCGATTATTCGATGCTGGAGGGCGGTCTGGACCGCTTTGTCAAGCTGGACAAGCCGCAGGACTTCCCCGGCAAGGCCGCGCTGATGAACGAGCGGCAGCAGGGCAGCGCCAAACGCTTTGTCACGCTGATCGTGGACGCGGGCGAGGCGGACGCGCCCTATATGTCGACACTCTGGCATGGTGGCGACGTGGTGGGCGAGACGACCAGCGGTGCGTGGGGCTACCGTGTGAATGCCTCGATCGCGCTGGGCATGATCCGCGCCGATCTGGCCGTGCCCGGCACCGAACTGGAGGTCGAGATCTATGGCGAGCGTTTCACGGCCACGGTCCAGCCGGACGCGCCGCTTTGGGATCCTGAGAACAAAAGGATACGCGCCTGATGCTGACCCAATCTGACCAAGATCTGATCGCCACCTTTCCACTTGGGTTTGTCGCCACGATCACACCGGGCGGCCAGCCGTCCCTCAGCCCCAAGGGCACGTTTCTGGTGCTGGACCATCTGACCGTCGGCTTTGGCAACATCCGCTCGCCCGGCACGCTGGCCAACCTGCGCCACACGCCCTACGCCGAGGTCAATTTTATCGACCAGTGGAAGCGCAAGGGCCTGCGCCTGCGCGGTCCTGCCCGTATCGCGGAGGAAGGGACGTCGGAATTCATCGCGCTGATCGGCCTCTGGCAGGCCCAATGGGGCGATCTGGCGGACCGGATCACCGATCTGGTCCTGATCGATATTGAGGCGGCCAGCGAAATGACGACCCCGCCCTATGACGACGGCGCGACCGAAGAGGACATGATTGCCGCATACAAGGCCAAGTTCGCCGAGATATATCCGTGACGGAGATCACGCTTCTGGATGGCTGTTGCGCGATCGGCACCGCCCATATCACCGACCCGGCCGCGCGGTTGCGCGCCGCCGGTCACACCATCGTTTGAAATCGTAGCGCCAAGGAGCCTGCATCATGAATCTGCCCACATCGGCCCGCGTGGTCATCATCGGCGGTGGCGTCGTCGGCTGTTCGGTCGCTTACCATCTGGCAAAACTCGGTTGGAGCGACGTGGTCCTGCTGGAGCGCAAGCAGCTGACATCCGGCACCACTTGGCACGCCGCAGGGCTGATCGGCCAGTTGCGTGCCTCCAGCAATATGACCAAGCTGGCGCGCTACACAGCCGAGCTGTACGCGGGGCTGGAGGCCGAAACGGGCGTCGCCACGGGGCTGCGGCAGGTTGGATCGGTGTCGGCCGCGCTGACGGCTGAGCGGCTGGAGGAGATGTATCGCTCGGCCGCCATGGCGCGCGCCTTTGGCGTTCCCGTCGAAGAGCTGTCCCCGGCCGAGGTCAAGGAACGCTATCCCCATCTGAACCTCGACAGCGTCACCGGCGGCGTCTGGCTGCCGACCGATGGGCAGGCGGATCCGGCCAATATTGCGTTGGCACTGGCCAAGGGCGCCCGGCAGCGCGGCGCCCGCGTGCAGGAACGCGTGCGCGTGACGGGCATGACCAAGGCGGGCCGCCGTGTCACCGGCGTCGACTGGGCCAGTGACGATGGCAAGGAAAGCGGCCATATCGAGGCCGAGATGATCGTCAACTGCGCCGGCATGTGGGGCCACGAAGTGGGCCGCATGGCCGGCACCAACATCCCGCTGCACGCCTGCGAGCATTTCTACATCGTGACCGAGCCGGTCGAGGGCCTGACGCAAATGCCGGTCCTGCGCGTGCCGGATGAATGCACCTATTACAAGGAGGACGCCGGAAAGATGCTGGTCGGCGCCTTCGAGCCTGTGTCAAAACCCTGGGGCATGAACGGCATCCCCGACACGTTCGAGTTCGACCAGCTGCCCGAGGATTTCGACCATTTCGAACCAATTCTGGAAGCCGCCTGCAACCGCCTGCCGATGCTGGCGACCGCAGGGATACACACGTTCTTCAACGGGCCGGAGAGTTTTACCCCCGACGATGCCTATCATCTGGGCCTTGCGCCCGAGATGGATAACGTCTGGGTCGCGGCTGGCTTTAACTCCATCGGTATCCAGTCGGCTGGCGGGGCGGGCCATGCGCTGAGCCAGTGGATGGACAGCGGCGAAAAGCCGTTTGATCTGGGTGATGTGGATATCGCGCGCATGCAGCCCTTTCAGGGCAACAAGACATATCTGTTCGAGCGCTCCAAGGAAACGCTGGGCCTGCTTTACGCCGACCACTTTCCCTACCGTCAGAAGGCGACGGCACGCGGTATAAGGCGCACGCCGTTTCACGCGCAATTGCTGGAGCAGGGCGCGGTGATGGGCGAGGCCGCAGGCTGGGAACGGGCCAACTGGTTTGCGCAGCCAGAGCAGGAGAGAGAGTATCGCTACAGCTGGAAGCGGCAGAACTGGTTTGAAAACGCCGCCGCCGAACATCAGGCAATCCGCACTGGCGTGGGCATGTACGACATGTCCTCGTTTGGCAAGCTGCGCGTCGAAGGGCCGGATTCCGAGGCGTTCCTGAACTATATCGGCGCCGGCGATTTTTCGGTGCCGGTGGGGCGCATCGTCTATACGCAATTCCTGAATTCGCGCGGCGGGATCGAGGCGGACGTGACCGTCACCCGCCTGTCCGAGACGGCGTATCTGGTCGTCACCCCCGCCTCTACCCGGCTGGCCGACCAGACACGGATGGAGCGGCTGAAGGGCGACTATCAGGTCGTGATTACCGACGTGACAGCGGGCGAGGGCGTTTTGGCCGTCATGGGGCCCAAAGCGCGCGACGTGATGCAGGCGGTGTCGCCGGGTGATTTCACCAACGACACCAATCCCTTTGGTACGGCGCAGGAGATCGAACTGGGCATGGGAATGGCCCGCGTCCACCGCGTGAGCTATGTGGGCGAGCTGGGCTGGGAAATCTACGTCAGCGCCGACATGGCCGGCCATGCGTTTGAAGTGCTGCATGGGGCCGGGCAGGCGCATGGGCTGAAGCTGTGCGGTATGCATGCGATGGACACCTGCCGGATCGAAAAGGGCTTTCGCCATTTCGGGCATGATATCACCTGCGAGGATCATGTGCTGGAGGCGGGGTTGGGCTTTGCCGTCAAGACGGGCAAACCCGATTTCATCGGGCGCGACGCGGTGCTGCGCAAGAAGGATGCGGGGCTGGAGGCGCGCATGGTGCAATTCCGCCTGACTGACCCCGAACCGCTGCTCTATCATAACGAGCCGGTTCTGCGGGACGGGCAGATTGTGGGACATCTCAGTTCGGGCGCGTATGGCCATCACTTGGGCGGCGCGATCGGCATGGGCTATGTGCCGTGCAAGGGCGAAAGCGCGGTGGATGTGCTGGCGTCCGGCTATGAGGTCGACATCGCCGGCACGCGTGTGTCGGCCGAGGCCAGCCTGCGGCCGATGTATGATCCCAGCGGCGCCCGCGCCAAGGCCTAACTGCGCGCGGTGCGTGCGGCGGCGGTGTCATGAGTATTTTGGGAACATTGAAAGTCAGGCGGTGCTTCTGGACCGTTCGGTGGTGACGCTGTAAGGCGGGGCATGCAATCTGAATACATCCCCCCCGACGTGCCGCTAACCGTGCTTCATGAGGATTACGAGGTGTTGGCCGTCGCAAAGCCTGACGGGCTGCTTTCGGTGCCCGGCAAGGGCGCGCATCTGGCCGATTGCCTGCTGAGCCGGGTGCAGGCCGCGTTTCCCACGGCGCTGCTGGTGCATCGGCTGGATCGGGACACATCCGGGGTGATGGTGTTTGCCCTGACCGCGCATGCGCAGCGGTTCCTGTCGAAGGAATTCGAGGAGCGGCGCGCGCGCAAGACCTATGTGGCGCGCGTCGCGGGGCGGCTGGAGCCGAAGGTGGGGGCTGTCGATCTGCCGCTGATCGTGGATTGGCCGAACCGGCCGCGCCAGATGGTCTGCCATGACACGGGCAAGCCGTCGTTGACGGATTACCGAGTTTTGAAGGTGGGCGAGGATGAAAGCCGCGTTCGGCTGTGGCCGAGGAGCGGGCGCACGCATCAGTTGCGCGTGCATATGCTGGCGCTGGGGCATCCGATACTGGGCGATCCCCTGTATGCGCCTGATCCGGCGTTTGCGCGGATGATGCTGCATGCCGAAGAACTGCGCATCAATCATCCCGAAAGCGGGCGGGGCCTGTCGTTTCGCGCCAAGGCGCCGTTCTAGCGTTTCAAGACGCGGTCGGTCAGGTTCTGGCGGTTCGCGATGATGGGCTTTAGCGCCTCTGCCAGCTGCGGATCGCCCTGTTGCAGCAGGGTCAGTTCGTCCAGCCGGTTGGCGGCGACGAGGTGCAGGGCATCCATGCGCGGTGTGCCGTCGGTGTGGCGCGGCAGGCGGGCCACGGGCTGGATGATCTCGGGGCGCGGCGAGGGGGCGAGCGTGGCGAGTGTCTGGGCCTCCAGGGACGTTTCGACGAAGGCATAGAGGCCGACGCCCTTGGCCGGCAGTGCATAGGTGCTGAGCGCGACGCCCGCCACCTGCGGATGGGCCATCAGTGCGGCTGTCAGGGCGGGGCCGTCGCGGTCGACGCGGTCCTCGGTGCCTTCGCCGTCGGACCAGTTCATCAGGCGGCGGGTGATGAAATTATACGCGCGCTTGCCGGTGGCCATCCAGATGCGCGAGGGCAGCGCCTTTTGCGCCAGCATGTTGCGTTCCGACGGGGTCAGCAGGTGGGGTGCGTAGGCACGTTTTTGTTTCAGCAGGTGGCGCAGATCCTCGCGTGCCATGACGCGGAACAGGCGCCCGCGTCGGCGGTGGACCGATGCCAGCTGAAAGTCGATCACTGCGGCGCGGCCATCCGGCGTCATCAGCCAGTTCTGCGGTTTAGCGATGTCGTTATGCGTCACGCCGACGCGGCGCATTTCGCGCAACAGGCGTTTGGCGTCGCGATACCATGCCGGATCGGCCGGTTTGGCCAGTTGCAGCGGGGTGCCGCTGGTCCAGCTGCGCAGCAGGCCGGTGCGATCGACCCGCACCAGCGCCGGGCAGCCCTCAATCCCCTGAACGGCGCGCAGGCCGCGGATTTCCTTGCGCGCCAGTGCCCAGGCGAGGGGGCGCGCATAGAAGGGCACGGTGTCCAGCTTGCGCAGGACGACGGGGAAATCGGGCACGCCGTCCAGACGGCCCGAAATCGTCTCGGAGAAGATGTCGCGCTTGTGGACCGTTTCCGGCACGAATGGGGCTGTGGCGATGGGGTCAGGCAGGGTCATGGGATTGGTCCTACCGGGTTTTGCGTGCGGCGCCTAGGGCGGTTTCAGGCGCGGGCAATCTGGCCGGCAGGTGTCGGGGGCGTGGCGCCGGAGTTTGGCGGGCCAGCCTTCGTGCGCAGCGGGCCAGATTACTCTGGCCGCGCCGCAATTTTTCAGCAATGCGCGGGCATTGCCCCAGGTGCCGATCAGGCGGCGGGGTCGTAGCCCGAGATCGATTTGACCTCGATGAAGTCCTCGATACCCCAAGGGCCACCCTCACGGCCATTGCCCGACTGCTTCATCCCGCCAAAGGGGGCGCCCATGCCGCGGCTCTGGCCGTTGACCTCGACCATGCCGGCACGCAGGGCGCGAGCGACGCGGGCGGCGCGGGCCGGATCCTGCGTCTGGACGTAGTCGGTCAGGCCATAAGGCGTGTTGTTGGCGATGTAGATGCCGTCCTCTTCGTCGTCGAAGGGGATGATCGACAGGACCGGGCCAAAAATTTCCTCGCGGGCGACAATCATGGCGTTGTTCACATCCGCAAAGACGGTCGGCTGCACGTAGAAACCACGGTTCAGCCCATCGGGGCGACCGGTGCCGCCGGCAACAAGGCGCGCGCCCTCATCGATACCCTTCTGGATCAGGTCCTGAATCTTGTCGAACTGGACCTCGTTCACGACGGGGCCGATGTGATCGCCGTCCTCGCTGGCCGGGCCGACCCTGATCGAATTGGCGACCTTGGCCGCCGTTTCGACCGCCTGATCATAAATTTCGCGCTGCACGATCATGCGGGTCGGCGCGTTGCACGACTGGCCCGAGTTGTTCATGCAGTGGCGCACGCCGCGCTCGACCGCGTCCGCATCGGCATCTGCAAACACCAGGTTCGCGCCCTTGCCGCCCAGCTCCAGGCTGACGCGTTTCAGCGTATCGGCGGCGGCCTTGGAAATCAGCTTGCCCGCGCGGGACGACCCGGTGAAGCTGATCATGTCGACATCGGGATGTTCGGTCAGCAGCGTGCCGAC
This window harbors:
- a CDS encoding cupin domain-containing protein codes for the protein MSLPLPASQRTLGADLRALRKARGVTLADLVQRLGRSVGWLSQVERDLSEPSVADLRGIAAALDVPLSLLFAHSGAPKDEAGYIVRRNARRPIGAGKPGLTEELVSPDLTDDFEMVHSTFQPGARAAGPHTRPTQEVGYMLSGRLDLTIAGRRFAVGAGDSFRIRGEPFDWHNPYDIPAVAIWVIAPPVY
- a CDS encoding FAD-dependent oxidoreductase, translating into MSTFPSTARVVIIGGGAVGASGLYHLAKAGWTDCVLLEKNELTAGSTWHAAGNCPTFSTSWAIMNMQRYSTELYRGLSDAVDYPMNYHVTGSIRLGHSDERVQEFQRACGMGRYQGMDMQMLSPDEAKQRYPFMETHDLKGVLFDPSDGDIDPSQLTQALAKGARDLGARIERFCPATGVTRDGDEWVVHTHKGDIRCEFVVNAAGYYAQKVGEWFKPYGGRTVPMMVMSHQYLLTDEIPEIAEYTAAHGKLPLMRDVDSSYYLRQEKTGLNLGPYERNCKAHWITPEDPFPEDFSFQLYPDDLERLEWYIEDAMARVPLLGQVGINKVINGPIPYAPDGLPLLGPMPGVPNAFEACVFTFGISQAGGAGKVLAEWIVEGATEWDMWAVDPRRYTDYTDSDYCIAKGQEVYGHEYAMHFPWHEWPAGRDQKLGPNDDIVREQGGVMGAYNGWERANWFAHPGDDTSEEGTQTWNRAGPWSPRIAEECAAVRDHCGVLDLPGFSRFWVRGTGADEWLRGFVTGALPKVGRINLVYVADARGRILTELSCIRLAEDSFILITAATAQWHDGDLIRRNVPNGVSVEETTTERSALIVTGPESRAILGPLTDADLTLPWLSHQHCVVAGQKAFLIRVSFAGELGWEVHAANEDMPDIYRAILEAGAKPFGMYALNSLRIEKGYRAWKGDLSTDYSMLEGGLDRFVKLDKPQDFPGKAALMNERQQGSAKRFVTLIVDAGEADAPYMSTLWHGGDVVGETTSGAWGYRVNASIALGMIRADLAVPGTELEVEIYGERFTATVQPDAPLWDPENKRIRA
- a CDS encoding pyridoxamine 5'-phosphate oxidase family protein: MLTQSDQDLIATFPLGFVATITPGGQPSLSPKGTFLVLDHLTVGFGNIRSPGTLANLRHTPYAEVNFIDQWKRKGLRLRGPARIAEEGTSEFIALIGLWQAQWGDLADRITDLVLIDIEAASEMTTPPYDDGATEEDMIAAYKAKFAEIYP
- a CDS encoding FAD-dependent oxidoreductase; protein product: MMNLPTSARVVIIGGGVVGCSVAYHLAKLGWSDVVLLERKQLTSGTTWHAAGLIGQLRASSNMTKLARYTAELYAGLEAETGVATGLRQVGSVSAALTAERLEEMYRSAAMARAFGVPVEELSPAEVKERYPHLNLDSVTGGVWLPTDGQADPANIALALAKGARQRGARVQERVRVTGMTKAGRRVTGVDWASDDGKESGHIEAEMIVNCAGMWGHEVGRMAGTNIPLHACEHFYIVTEPVEGLTQMPVLRVPDECTYYKEDAGKMLVGAFEPVSKPWGMNGIPDTFEFDQLPEDFDHFEPILEAACNRLPMLATAGIHTFFNGPESFTPDDAYHLGLAPEMDNVWVAAGFNSIGIQSAGGAGHALSQWMDSGEKPFDLGDVDIARMQPFQGNKTYLFERSKETLGLLYADHFPYRQKATARGIRRTPFHAQLLEQGAVMGEAAGWERANWFAQPEQEREYRYSWKRQNWFENAAAEHQAIRTGVGMYDMSSFGKLRVEGPDSEAFLNYIGAGDFSVPVGRIVYTQFLNSRGGIEADVTVTRLSETAYLVVTPASTRLADQTRMERLKGDYQVVITDVTAGEGVLAVMGPKARDVMQAVSPGDFTNDTNPFGTAQEIELGMGMARVHRVSYVGELGWEIYVSADMAGHAFEVLHGAGQAHGLKLCGMHAMDTCRIEKGFRHFGHDITCEDHVLEAGLGFAVKTGKPDFIGRDAVLRKKDAGLEARMVQFRLTDPEPLLYHNEPVLRDGQIVGHLSSGAYGHHLGGAIGMGYVPCKGESAVDVLASGYEVDIAGTRVSAEASLRPMYDPSGARAKA
- a CDS encoding pseudouridine synthase — its product is MQSEYIPPDVPLTVLHEDYEVLAVAKPDGLLSVPGKGAHLADCLLSRVQAAFPTALLVHRLDRDTSGVMVFALTAHAQRFLSKEFEERRARKTYVARVAGRLEPKVGAVDLPLIVDWPNRPRQMVCHDTGKPSLTDYRVLKVGEDESRVRLWPRSGRTHQLRVHMLALGHPILGDPLYAPDPAFARMMLHAEELRINHPESGRGLSFRAKAPF
- a CDS encoding serine/threonine protein kinase; this translates as MTLPDPIATAPFVPETVHKRDIFSETISGRLDGVPDFPVVLRKLDTVPFYARPLAWALARKEIRGLRAVQGIEGCPALVRVDRTGLLRSWTSGTPLQLAKPADPAWYRDAKRLLREMRRVGVTHNDIAKPQNWLMTPDGRAAVIDFQLASVHRRRGRLFRVMAREDLRHLLKQKRAYAPHLLTPSERNMLAQKALPSRIWMATGKRAYNFITRRLMNWSDGEGTEDRVDRDGPALTAALMAHPQVAGVALSTYALPAKGVGLYAFVETSLEAQTLATLAPSPRPEIIQPVARLPRHTDGTPRMDALHLVAANRLDELTLLQQGDPQLAEALKPIIANRQNLTDRVLKR
- a CDS encoding aldehyde dehydrogenase family protein; its protein translation is MIEKRQFYINGNWSDPAQERDHNVINPSTEEPCAIITLGCDGDVDAAVSAAKSAFPDWMNTPPAERIALVEKLAEVYEARAEDMAQAISLEMGAPIELAREQQTAAGAGHIAAFIAAAKEFDFEHQHDPNTPGSYIRNEPIGVAALITPWNWPMNQVTLKVVAAAVAGCTMVLKPSEESPLSAMVFAEMMDEAGFPPGVFNLINGDGPGVGTLLTEHPDVDMISFTGSSRAGKLISKAAADTLKRVSLELGGKGANLVFADADADAVERGVRHCMNNSGQSCNAPTRMIVQREIYDQAVETAAKVANSIRVGPASEDGDHIGPVVNEVQFDKIQDLIQKGIDEGARLVAGGTGRPDGLNRGFYVQPTVFADVNNAMIVAREEIFGPVLSIIPFDDEEDGIYIANNTPYGLTDYVQTQDPARAARVARALRAGMVEVNGQSRGMGAPFGGMKQSGNGREGGPWGIEDFIEVKSISGYDPAA